From the Mangifera indica cultivar Alphonso chromosome 10, CATAS_Mindica_2.1, whole genome shotgun sequence genome, one window contains:
- the LOC123226858 gene encoding agamous-like MADS-box protein AGL62, translating into MPRTSKGRQKVEMVKMNNESNLQVTFSKRRSGLFKKASELCTLCGAEVALVVFSPGKKVFSFGHPCVETVIDRYLTQSTPPVSGTHQLIEAHRNATVRELNMQLTQVMSELEAEKKRGEELNQIRKATQAQCWWANPVNELSMPQLQQLKAAMEDLKKKVAKQAEKVMLQNSMPPQFLGGASSSNAAPAFNNIPYDLQPKNNTIPSAAGFNPNMMQLPAFNNNPGFNSNPGFNNNPGFNSNPGFNNNPGFNNNPGFNNNPGFNNPGFGHGFY; encoded by the exons ATGCCAAGAACGAGCAAGGGTCGCCAAAAGGTGGAGATGGTGAAAATGAATAATGAAAGCAATCTCCAGGTGACCTTCTCGAAACGCCGCTCTGGCCTCTTCAAAAAGGCCAGCGAACTTTGCACTCTCTGCGGTGCTGAAGTCGCCCTGGTGGTCTTCTCCCCCGGCAAAAAGGTCTTCTCTTTTGGCCACCCTTGTGTTGAGACGGTCATCGACCGTTATCTCACCCAATCCACCCCTCCGGTCTCCGGCACCCATCAACTCATTGAGGCTCACCGCAACGCCACCGTTCGCGAGCTCAACATGCAACTCACCcag GTGATGAGCGAGTTGGAGGCGGAGAAGAAGCGTGGTGAAGAGCTGAATCAGATACGGAAGGCGACTCAGGCGCAGTGCTGGTGGGCGAATCCGGTGAATGAGCTAAGTATGCCGCAGCTTCAGCAGTTGAAGGCGGCGATGGAGGACCTGAAGAAGAAAGTGGCAAAGCAAGCAGAGAAGGTCATGCTTCAGAACTCTATGCCTCCTCAGTTTCTCGGAGGAGCCAGTTCCTCCAATGCTGCACCAGCCTTCAATAATATTCCATATGATCTCCAGCCAAAGAACAACACCATCCCCTCCGCTGCCGGCTTCAATCCCAACATGATGCAGCTTCCTGCATTCAATAACAATCCAGGATTCAATAGCAATCCAGGATTCAATAACAATCCAGGATTCAATAGCAATCCTGGATTCAATAATAATCCAGGATTCAATAATAATCCAGGGTTCAATAATAATCCAGGTTTTAATAATCCAGGATTTGGACATGGATTTTACTGA
- the LOC123226859 gene encoding trafficking protein particle complex subunit 1 isoform X1: protein MIQWSSEGNRPTGKKMQFFGSSEISPSPPVPTTSGNNAHMMYLFNRSGVCLLYREWNRPLHTLNPQQDHKLMFGLLFSLKSLTAKMDPTTAEKGNLGVPQLPGQGCSFHSFRTNTYKLSFMESPSGIKLILITHPRTGDLRESLKYIYNLYVEYVVKNPLYTPGTPIRCELFNTSLDRYVRSIA, encoded by the exons ATGATTCAGTGGAGTTCTGAAGGAAATCGTCCAACAGGGAAAAAAATGCAGTTCTTCGGAAGCTCAGAGATCAGTCCATCACCGCCAGTGCCAACGACCTCCGGTAACAATGCCCACATGATGTACTTGTTTAATAGGAGCGGTGTGTGCTTGCTTTACAGGGAATGGAATCGCCCTCTTCACACACTCAACCCGCAACAAGATCATAAGCTGATGTTCGGTCTACTTTTCTCTCTCAAATCATTGACAGCCAAAATGGATCCCACAAC tGCAGAGAAAGGAAACCTGGGGGTGCCTCAGTTACCTGGACAAGGTTGTTCATTTCACAGTTTTCGTACTAATACATACAAACTTAGTTTTATGGAAAGTCCATCTGGTATAAAG CTTATACTGATCACTCATCCTAGGACTGGTGATCTACGTGAATCTCTAAAGTACATTTACAACTTATATGTTGAATATGTTGTCAAGAATCCTCTGTATACGCCGGGAACTCCGATCAG GTGTGAGCTGTTTAATACATCTCTTGATCGGTATGTAAGGAGTATTGCCTAG
- the LOC123226859 gene encoding trafficking protein particle complex subunit 1 isoform X2 — translation MQFFGSSEISPSPPVPTTSGNNAHMMYLFNRSGVCLLYREWNRPLHTLNPQQDHKLMFGLLFSLKSLTAKMDPTTAEKGNLGVPQLPGQGCSFHSFRTNTYKLSFMESPSGIKLILITHPRTGDLRESLKYIYNLYVEYVVKNPLYTPGTPIRCELFNTSLDRYVRSIA, via the exons ATGCAGTTCTTCGGAAGCTCAGAGATCAGTCCATCACCGCCAGTGCCAACGACCTCCGGTAACAATGCCCACATGATGTACTTGTTTAATAGGAGCGGTGTGTGCTTGCTTTACAGGGAATGGAATCGCCCTCTTCACACACTCAACCCGCAACAAGATCATAAGCTGATGTTCGGTCTACTTTTCTCTCTCAAATCATTGACAGCCAAAATGGATCCCACAAC tGCAGAGAAAGGAAACCTGGGGGTGCCTCAGTTACCTGGACAAGGTTGTTCATTTCACAGTTTTCGTACTAATACATACAAACTTAGTTTTATGGAAAGTCCATCTGGTATAAAG CTTATACTGATCACTCATCCTAGGACTGGTGATCTACGTGAATCTCTAAAGTACATTTACAACTTATATGTTGAATATGTTGTCAAGAATCCTCTGTATACGCCGGGAACTCCGATCAG GTGTGAGCTGTTTAATACATCTCTTGATCGGTATGTAAGGAGTATTGCCTAG
- the LOC123227748 gene encoding agamous-like MADS-box protein AGL62 has protein sequence MAKKSSMGRQKIAISKIQKKNHLQVTFSKRRAGVFKKASELSTLCGVEIAIIVFSPANKAFSFGHPNVDSVVDRFLARDPPSNTGVEWVMEAHRNANIRELNKELIQVLDELEVEKKRGELLDDIRKASRRLCWWEAPIEELELHELERLRIAMVELKKKVANEVNRILVESKNPSPLDTFRGLASNPCLLSNKPVSN, from the coding sequence ATGGCGAAGAAGTCTTCCATGGGTCGCCAGAAGATCGCCATCTCAAAAATACAGAAGAAAAATCACCTGCAAGTTACCTTCTCTAAACGTCGAGCTGGGGTCTTCAAAAAGGCCAGTGAGCTCAGCACACTTTGCGGCGTTGAAATTGCCATAATAGTCTTTTCCCCGGCCAACAAAGCCTTCTCCTTCGGCCACCCGAATGTCGACTCCGTTGTCGATAGATTTCTTGCTCGCGATCCGCCTTCCAATACCGGCGTTGAATGGGTCATGGAAGCTCATCGAAACGCTAACATTCGTGAGCTCAACAAGGAACTGATACAGGTTCTTGATGAACTAGAAGTTGAGAAGAAGAGGGGAGAGCTTCTTGATGATATCAGGAAAGCAAGCCGGAGACTATGTTGGTGGGAAGCCCCGATTGAGGAACTGGAGCTGCATGAGCTTGAGCGACTGAGAATAGCCATGGTAGAGCTGAAGAAGAAAGTTGCAAATGAAGTTAACAGGATTTTGGTTGAGTCCAAAAATCCTTCTCCACTGGATACATTTAGGGGCCTCGCATCAAATCCATGCCTTCTCTCGAACAAGCCGGTTTCTAATTAG